The sequence AGAGCGTCGTCGTCGCCGCCCAGGGAGAATTTGCGCCCCTGCGAGGCCTCGATGACGAGCTGGTTGTTCACCACCTTGGCGCTGGCCATGCGGATCGGGTAGACTCGCCCCTCCGGATCGTGGGTCATCTCGTAGGAGTTGTTGATCTTGGACGCGATGGTGGCGAGAGTGTCCGAGGGGGTGACCTCGATGTTCGCCGTCCTCACGCCTACGGTGACCTGGAAGGTCGAATTGGCCGCCAGGCCCTGGGACGACATCGGGCCAAGAACGTTATGCCCCGCCTTCTGGGTGAACTTGGATAGTATGGGGGTGGTGACGAGCATCCGAAGCTGTGACTTGCTCTGCCACAGCATGGAGTTGCCGTGCAATAGACCGAACTTCTTGGAGAAGTCATCGTCCTTGTCCTTCTGCGAGCTTTCGGACAGGCGGATGTTTATCCAGTCGATGACGTCGTTGTACGTCTCGACGAAGCTCATCATCCCCTCGACCGCCTGCTCTGCGTCCTGGACGATGTCCATTATCACAGTTCCTGGGCCGTTGATGGAGAGTTTGACTCCCTCGAGCAGGTCGTCCACCTCGTTCGAGGAGCGCTTTATCAGCAGTCCGTCGACCCTGAACTCCGCGTCCTGGGCTGCAATATGGTATTCTGGATCATTGTCGTTCAGCTTAAGAAGGGTGAGTATCTCATCTTCTCCCGTGATGGTAAAGGCGTTTGAGTCGACCGTGAAGGAGATTTTGTACTCCTCGCCCGGTGCCGGGCGGTCGCCCGTCGGGAGCCAGCGGATTTGGTCGGTGCCGGCGATTATCTCGAAGTCGGTTCCTTCGTCGTACGATTTTTCTGGGTCGCCATCGACTGTTACTTCGAAGCCGGTGCCGACCGCGGCGGTGAACCCGAGTTGGTCGAAATCGCCTAACCCTCTCGTGAACGTCATCTTCTCCTTTGTCTCGCCGAGGCCGGTGGAGACGCTCTTTAGGACCAGTCGATTGTCCAGTACTGTTGCAACTACGCCGAGCCCCTCTCCGTAGGGCTGGCCGGTTGCGGGGTCTATCGTGGCATCCTTGGCGTCGTTGATCTTGTCGGCGATGGTCCACAGGGTGTCGCTAGTCTGCACTTCAATGTCGGCGCGCCGCCCTCCGACGTTCACGGAGAAGACAGCGGGCGCGGACAGGGGGGGGTCTTCGTCTGCCATCGTGCCCAGAATCCGCTTGCTGAAGCGGGTCTCGGCCTGCGCCTTCTGGATGACCTCTATCTCGTGCCGGGAGATCTTCGCGCTCGCGTCGACCGATGCGGAGACGATCCCTGAAGGGTCCAGCCCCGCCGCAGCGGAGAACTCCGCCGTCTTCGCCTTGAAGATCGAGTCCAGCTTCAACGGAGAAACAGCCGAGCGCAGGGTCTTGAGCCCGGCGCTGAACTCGTTGAACAGGCCGATC comes from Synergistaceae bacterium and encodes:
- the fliD gene encoding flagellar filament capping protein FliD, with the translated sequence MSEYQSTFSIPGISSQIDWGAMADKLLDNARKPIRLWEKQQDTLELKIGLFNEFSAGLKTLRSAVSPLKLDSIFKAKTAEFSAAAGLDPSGIVSASVDASAKISRHEIEVIQKAQAETRFSKRILGTMADEDPPLSAPAVFSVNVGGRRADIEVQTSDTLWTIADKINDAKDATIDPATGQPYGEGLGVVATVLDNRLVLKSVSTGLGETKEKMTFTRGLGDFDQLGFTAAVGTGFEVTVDGDPEKSYDEGTDFEIIAGTDQIRWLPTGDRPAPGEEYKISFTVDSNAFTITGEDEILTLLKLNDNDPEYHIAAQDAEFRVDGLLIKRSSNEVDDLLEGVKLSINGPGTVIMDIVQDAEQAVEGMMSFVETYNDVIDWINIRLSESSQKDKDDDFSKKFGLLHGNSMLWQSKSQLRMLVTTPILSKFTQKAGHNVLGPMSSQGLAANSTFQVTVGVRTANIEVTPSDTLATIASKINNSYEMTHDPEGRVYPIRMASAKVVNNQLVIEASQGRKFSLGGDDDALKAIGLGTPFTLLSQIGLSTESVDYGKSGKLEFDQNKFMEALTNDPDSVAALMTTLMGQMDDYIDNMVSTSQQEIGNTAVPKGRIASQVFTYQSEINLIGKRISDMERRLEVRARGLYESFASAEVRLAELQQQASWLASVIQQLQGKSG